The following nucleotide sequence is from Nitratidesulfovibrio termitidis HI1.
CGGAGTTTTTTGGAGACTAACGAGTAGAGATATTCTATTAAATGATCAAATCTGAATTCGTTTCACCGCGCGGGATCCGGAAGTGCTTTTAATACTCAAGGGCCACAAGGTCGTCGTTCTGGAGAACTCATGCCTGCGCCAATAATTGTGTTTCCGTATAATCGTCCGGATCATTTTCGTAAGACTATTCAGTCGCTGCGAGAAAATAACCTTGCCACCGTGTCCGACCTGTATGTTTGCGGCGACGCGCCTAGAGATGACGCCTTCATTTCAAATGTTGAGGCGGTGCGCGCTTTGTGCCGTGAGATTGATGGGTTCCGATCCGTCTCCGTGGTTGAACGAGTGAAAAATCTTGGTCCTTGCGAATCTTTCCGACGTGGTATTTCGGAAACGCTTGAACGTCATGATGCTGCCGTCATCTTTGAGGACGACACGGCCTGTTCCTCGAAAACACTTTCCTATTTCAATGCGTGCCTGGAGCGTTACAGAGACAGGCCTGCTGTATTCTCCATCACCGGATGGCGCCCGCCTTCTTCTTTGTTCCAGGTTTCCAAGAAATATCCCTATGGCGTTTTTTTATGCCCAGAAACGGCTCGTGGGGCTGGGCAATCTGGCGTGACAGATGGAACAAGATAGACTTGGGTTTCAGCGATTACGATGTTTTCGCACGGGAAAAAGGCTGAAATATGCCTTTGCTGCGTGCGGAAGTGATCTGCAGTATATGCTGGATGCACAGCGTTCCGGTAGGATCAATACGTGGGATATCCAGATTTGTTATGCTCAGTTCAAGCAGCATGCAGTTACTGTATATCCAGTGAGGTCGTATACGGCAAATATTGGTTTAGATGGTTCGGGGACACACTTTAAAGAGAACGGAAGTCGTTTTATCTCAGCATTGGGAGATGGCCATGAGGCCAGACGTTTTCCGGAACATATATTTTTTGACGACAGGATACTGGTTGCATTTCGTAAGGTCTACGCAATGCCCGGCCTTGCAACTCGCATCGTCAACAAGGTTTGGCGCATTTTTTTCGGAAGGAACCTGATCGTCCGATGAGGATACTGCACGCTACCACGCAGGACGTCGCCGGTGGCGCGTCCATGGCCGCAATGCGCCTGCACGGGGCTCTGCTGGCGCAGGGGAGCGATTCTCGCGTTGCAGTGCTGGCCAAGGAGGGAGAGGCGCCGAACGTCTCGTTGCTCGGGGGCAAGCTGTCCCGCAGGGTGTTGCGACCGCTTGTGTTGCGGCTTGAAGACAATCTTCTCGATGCCGTCTATTCCCGTCCGCAATACCCCGCGCATACCACGTTTTCCGTAACGCCCTCATGGAACCATGCCCGTCTCAACGTGCTGCCGAAAGACATCCTGCACCTGCACTGGGTGGGCGAGGGCTTTCTGACGCCCTTCTCGCTGGGGCGTCTGTGCGGCCCCGTGGTCTGGACCATGCATGACACCTTTCCGTTTACCGGGGGCTGCCATTTTACCTCGACAGGCTGCACGCGCTATCGGGGCATGTGCGGCCACTGCCCTGAACTCGGCAGTTCGACGGCGGCGGACATTTCGCGCCTGCACTGGTGGTGGAAGCGTCGTGCCATCAGGCGGATACGTCCCTTCATCGTGAGCCCGTCAAGGGAATACGCGGAGAGAGCGCGGCAAAGCGGCATGCTGGGCGATTGCCCGGTCGAGGTCATTCCCAACGGGCTCGATGTCAACGCTTTCCGGCCCATTCCCCGGGAGCAGGCGCGTGCCCTGCTGGGGCTGCCACAAGACGGGAAGCTGCTGCTCTTCGGCGCGCTGCTCGCCACTGGCGACAGCAACAAGGGGTTCGATCTTCTGCTTGATGCGCTGCACCGGTTGCGGGGCATGGGCATGGCGGACTTTTCCGCTGTCGTCTTCGGTTCCGCAACGCTGGGGACAACGCTTCCCTGCCCCGTGCACGTTCTTGGCAGGCTGCACGATACCGTGACGCTTGCCCTGGCCTATTCCGCGGCCGACGTTTTCGTCTGCCCGTCCCGGCAGGAGAATTTTCCCAACACGGTAATGGAGGCCATGGCGTGCGGGACGCCTGTGGCCGCCTTTTCGGTGGGGGGGCTGCCCGATCTGGTTGAGGATGGCGTGACGGGGCTTCTGGCCGCACCTGCGGATGCGGCGTCGCTGGCGCATGCCATTGCCCGGATAGTGAATGAACCCGCGGCAGCCGCGCGCATGGCCGGAGCGGCACGGCGCAAGGCCGTTGGCGAATACTCGCTCCCGGTCCTGGCGAGGCGTTACGCGGATCTCTACGAACGTGTTCTCGAACAACGGCGTGGCGGTGGGCAGAATGTCGTCTGATGTGTTTTTCACGGTGATCACCGCAACGTACAATGCGGCTGCGACGTTGCCTCACCTGCTGGATTCGCTTGCGGCCCAGACGTGCCGCGACTTCGAATTGCTGGTTCAGGATGGTGCGTCCCGCGATGAAACGCTTGCGATTCTGGAGCGGCACCGTACGAGCCTTCCGGCTCTGTCCGTCGCGAGCGAAGCGGACAGCGGCATCTATGACGCATGGAACAGGGCGCTTGCGCGAGTGCGCGGCGAGTGGGTGATCTTCCTGGGGGCAGACGACATGCTGGTGGACGAGGGCGTGCTTGCCGCCGTGAAGGAGCGGCTTGCCCGCGTGCCGGAAACGATCCTTTTTGCCTCGGGCGATGTCGTTGTATGCGACGGGGCGCAGGATATCGCCGTGCAGCGCGGGCTGGACGAGGGCGCCCCGGAACGCTTGCGCGCTGGCGAGCCCGCCGTGCATTCGGGGTTGTTCCAGCGGGCGCGTGTGGTTGCGGCCGGGGGGTTCGACACTGCCTACAGGATCACGGGTGACCACGACTTTGTCATCCGGTGCTGGCGGAATGCGTCGGACGGCATGCGGTTGGGACTTCCCGTCACCCGGATGGGCGTCGGCGGCGCGACGAGCAGCCTGCGGAACGTGCTGCGGTTCCGGTACGAGTTCGCGCTGGTCATGGGCAGGCGCTTCGGCCTGAAGGGAATGTGGCCCCATATCCCCGCCGTGCTCAAGGGAACGCTTCCGTATCTGTTCTACAGGTTGCTGGGGCCGGAAAGGGCTCTCGCGCTCTATGGCAAGCTGCGGGAACTGCGCAACCTTCCTCCTGCGTCCCTGCGGTAGTTCCATGCAGTGCGCTGTTGCCATCATCGCCTACTTGCCAACGCCTCCCGAGGGAGAGCGGGCCTCTTACGAGCGCTGTCTTGCCGTCCTGGGGGAGCATCCCCTGAAACTGGTCTGCCCGGAGTCCCTGGATATTTCGCTGTATGTCGGGTTGGCCGCCGAGCACGGAAGGCGGATCGAGGCTGTCCGTTTTCCCGACGCCTGTTTTCGTAGCGTGGCGACATATAACAGGTTGATGCTGACGCCGGATTTCTATCGCCGGTTCAAGGCGTACGAGTACATTCTCGTCTATCAACTGGATGCGTGGGTGTTTCGGGACGAGCTTTCCGACTGGTGTTGCAGGGGCTACGCGTATGTCGGCGCCCCTTTCTTCACGGACAGGGGCGAGATGTTGCCATTTGCCGGAAATGGCGGTTTTTCCTTGCGCAGGGTCCGTACATTCCTGGACATATTTGACGGCGCTCCTGCGGCAATAAAGTGGAACTATGGCTTTCTTGCGGTGCAATTGCCTGCAAGGAATCGTTTCCGAGCATTCGTGAAGCGCGTTTTGCACGTCTGTTGCATGGGTGTCTGCCGTGTCAGCCCGCTTTGGTATTGCACGCACATGTCTGGAAATGAGGACATGCTGTACGCTCGGGCACTGTCGCTCATGGGAAGAAAGAATGTTGCGCCGCCATATATTGCCGCTTTTTTTTCGTTCGAACGCTTTCCGGAAGTGCTGGATGCGATGACGGCGGGAAAAACGCCTTTTGGATGTCATGCGTACGAAAAATATGGCAAGGAATTTTTCTCATTATAATGAGTGATGCACTTCGTGCACTGTCGCGCAGGGGCGCCCCGTGCGTCTGCGCCACAGCGCCGGTTGTGTACGATATGATGCCTGTTGTGGAGTTTGGATATGAACATGGCCCCGCTGGTGACCGTGATTACCGTGTGTCGCAACGCGGAGGCAACAATTGGCCGCACGTTGCAAAGCGTTGCCGAGCAAACGTATGCGCCTGTGGAGTACATCGTCGTTGACGGCGCTTCGACGGATGCCACCCTTGAACGGATAGCCGCGTGCCCGGCTGTGACGCGCTGGATCAGCGAGGCCGACAACGGTATAGCGGATGCGTTCAACAAGGGCATCGCGATGGCCCGGGGCGAGTGGGTGGGGATTCTTAATGCGGATGACTGGTACGAGCCACACACCGTTTCCACAATTGTGCATGCAGCAGGTGATGCGGATGTCGTACACGGTGCAGTGCGGTACTGGGATGGTGATGCGCGAAAAGAGGTGTACTACCCGAACCAGAGCGCGTTGCGGCGTGAGATGACCATCAACCATCCTTCCGTGTTTGTGCGGCGTTCCGTGTATGAGGCCGTGGGCGGTTTTGATGTGACGTACAAGTACGCAATGGATTACGAACTGATGTTGCGCATTCTTGCGGCCGGTTATCGGTTCCGATCCGTAGAAAACGCCGTGCTTGCGAACATGCGCTTTGGTGGGGCGTCGGACGTGAACTGGACGGCGGCGCTGGGCGAAGTGCTGCGTGCGAAAGGTCGGCATTTCCCGGCTCCGCTGAAGAACAGGGCATATTTCTGTCTGCAGCTTTTGCGGGGGAAGACCCGCAGGCTTCTGGAAAAATACGGGTGCGACGAGGGGGTGCGCGCATTCCGGAAGCGCTGGTCCGTCATGGACAAGCGCAAGTAACCGCAGGAGCCATCGCAATGGAACGTCCCGCAACTGGCAGCTTCGGCATCCGGGTGCTCTTCGTGTCCCTGCGCGCGGACTTCGGAGGCGGCCCCGAACATCTCTGGCAGTTGCTGCGGCATTTGCCTGAAGATTTCGAGGCATGTGTCGCGTGTCCCGCCGACTATCCCTACCACGGAAGATACTGCTCGCTGGTGGGTGAGGCCAACGTGTTCGTGCTGCCCCACCGGGCATTCCGGTGCGCCAGCCTTTTCGGGCTCGCAAGGTTCTGCCGGGAACACGGCATCGCCGTGCTGCACTCCCACGGCAAGGGTGCCGGACTGTATACACGTCTGCTCGCGTTGCTGACCGGCCTTGCCTGCGTACACACCTTTCATGGGGTGCACATGAAGGAGTACGGCCCACTGAAGAGGTGGCTGTATCGCATTGCGGAAAAGGGCATGTCGCTGCTCACGCGCGCAGGCGTGGCAGTGTCGCGGGGGGAGAGGGCGCAGATACTGGAAGAAGGGCTGATGCCCGAGGCAAGGCTGCGCCTGATCGAAAACGGGGTGGCCGTGCCGGAGGTGCCCGTTTCGCTGCCGGCTGTCCCTCCGTACCGGGTCGTTTCCATAAGCCGCTTCGGCATGCAGAAGCACAGTGAGTTTCTTGTCGATATCCTTGAGGCGCTGCAACGCGACGGCAGGCTTGGCGACTTTCACGTGGTGGTGGTGGGCGACGGCCCCGGCCGCGAAGTCGTGGAAGCCCTGGCGCGGGCACGGCATCTGGACGACGCTCTGGAATGTGCGGGGGCCATGCCTGAGCCGCAGGCGCTGTTCGCGGGGGCGCTTTGCTACATTTCCACTTCGCGCTGGGAAGGTATGCCGCTGGCCGTGCTGGAGGCCATGGCGCACGGTCTGCCTCCGGTGGTGACGGATGTGGTGGGCAACCGCGATGTGGTTATCCATGGCATGACGGGGCTGCTGTACCCGGAGCATGACGCGCGTGCCGCCGCAAACGCCCTGCTGCGGCTGGCGGACGATACTGCCCTGCGGGCGGCGCTTGCGGTTGGCGCAAGGAATCACGTGCTGGAGCACCATGACGTGCGCCTGATGGCGGATGCCACGTATGCCCTGCTGCGCCGTGTCGCCGGCGGGGGCGAACGGGGTGCAGGGTAGGCCCCGGCAACGGAACAGCTGCGGGCCGCATTCGCGGGGGCATCGGAAGCGGATGTTCCAGCCTGGGGATGACGCGGGCAGGCGTTGACGGTTCGTTTCACCCAGCCAATTGCGCGTAGCGCGCCCATCTTTTTCGACAGGCCCCGCCTCGCTCCTCCCTACGCGATCCCCCGCACCAGCCAATCAATCGACCTCCCCGTTCTTAATCCCGCATCTATGAGCCAGTCCGGCGGGATGCGTCCGTTCTTGCGCGCGTTGGAGATGGACGCCGCGGACACGTTCAGGAACCCCGCCAGTTCGCGGTCGGTGCGCGCGCCCGCCGCCTCCTTCAGGCGTTCCAGCACCATGGGGGCCTGCCGCAGTCCCACCTCTCCCGAAACGTCGCGCGCCACCACGTATACGCGCGGTTCGCCGTAGATGGTGTCGTTGTACACCAGCCGCGAGTGCACCGTGGAATAGCTGCCCGACAGGTTGCGGATGCGGCATTCGAAGTGCTGCTCGCGGTGCTCCCGCATGGCCCGCAGCAGGGCCTGGCGTACGGCGGGCAGGTCATCCGCGTGCAGCAGGTCCAGCACCGGCCCCATGTCCAGGGTATAGGCGTCGTACGGCTCTTGCCGCCCAAAGATGGCCGGGGTCAGCGTCTGGCGTGACCGTCGCAATATCCGCCCCTGATCGTCGGTCACCACCACCACGTCGCCCTGGTGGGCGTGCAGTTGCTCGATGAAGGCGTTTTCCTGCACCACCTTGGCGGAAATGTCCTGCGCAATGCCCAAAAGGCCGATGACCTCCTGACGGTTGTCGTCGAAGATGGGCCGCCGGATCACCCGGTACCACACCGCCGGGTCCAGCAGATGCGGCACCGCAGGGTGTTCCAGTTCCTGCTTTTCCTCGAACACCTTCAGGGCGGCCTCTACGGGGTAGCGGGCCAGTTCCGGCGGCAGGAACTCGTATTCGGTGCGGCCCATCACCTCGTCGCGCGTGCGGCCATAGGCAGCAAGGTACGCGTCGTTGACGGCCACGATGCGCAGGTCGCGCCCGCATACCCAGGCCAGGCCCGGCAGGGCGTCCACCACGCGCGAAAAATCGCTGGCCAGCTTGGACGAAAAGGCAAACGGGCGCTCCTGAAAGTAGCCGCTGTAGGCCACCATGCGGCCCGCAGCATCGCGTATGGATTCCGCCGTGTACCACAGGGTCAGGGGCGATCCGTCCTTGCGGCGCAGGGTAACCTCGCCGTTTTCCACTTCCGCCCGCTTGATGAGTTGGCTGACGATGCGCTTGCGCGCCGTGGAGGTGAAGTAGAACTCCCGCGCGGACCGGCCCACCAGTTCGTCGCGCGTGTAGCCGCAGATGGCGCACAGCGCCGGGCTGACTGCCTGGATCACCCCGCTCGGCAGGATGGTGAACCCCATTTCCTGCCCCCCCTCGGTGGTGCGCAGCCTGCCCCAGGCCAGATAGAGGGTGCGGAGCCGGGGAGCGGGGGTATTACCGCCTCCGCGGTCGTCCGCATTGTCGCCCGCCTCCGCAGGCATGCCCGTTCTTGCGCCCTTCCCCTCGTGCGCGTTCCCTTCGCCATCCGTGCCCGCTACGGGCACCGCCACACAGGTCCAGCTTATCTGTCGGATGCCCGCGCCGTCGGGCAGGGTGATGCGGGTGCGGCTTTCGCGCACCGGCACGCCGTCTTCGGGCACGGGGGGCACCTCTTCCTGCAGCCAGCCATGGGCAGGGGACGGGCCGCCAGGTGCGGGCATGTCCTTGGGGGCAGTCGGCGCTTCGGGGCTGGGCCCCACGTCCATTCCCGCACCGCGCGACAACCGGGCGAGCTTGTTGGCGTACAGCACGCCGCCATCGCCATCCAGCAGCAGGGCGGGAGTGTCCATGGCATCCAGCCGGGGAGCATAGAATGCGGCGAGGTCGGTGCTGGTCATGTGTTCGTCCCCGGTCATGGGTTCGTCTTTGGCCATGGGTTCGTCCCTGGCCATGGGTTCACCACGGTTGAATGGCACGGCATGGCATTCATGGAATATGAATAAAAAACATTTCGATGTTCATTGACGCTGTATTCCTGCCTGCTACACTCCCGACGTCCTGTCAACATTCGGCGGGCATATTCTGCAAGTACGGGAAGTTGTCATGCGTAAACCGTTGTTCCTGCTGTGTCTGGTCCTTGTTCCGCTGCTGCTGCCGCTGCACGCGCACGCCTCCGGCTATGCCGTCTACGAATGGAGTGCCCGCGGCACCGCGCTGGGCGGGGCCATGGTGGCCCGCGATGCCGATCCCTCGTCCGTGGCCTACAACCCTGCCAATATCACCGACCTGCCGGGGGCGCAGGTGCAGGTGGGCGCCACGGCCATCAAGCCCAGCGCCACCATGGACTTCAAGAGCCCGGCCGTGCAGGACCGCGAATTTTCCGACGCCATCTGGGGGCTGCCCACCGCCTATTACACCCAACAGTTGAACGACCACTACTGGTTCGGGTTCGGCGTCTTTTCGCGCGTGGGGTTGGGCACCGACTACAGCGGCGGCGACAGCTGGGCCGGACGCTACAACTGCTCGTACGCGGGCATCCAGTCGCTTACCTTCAACCCCAACCTGGCCATGAAGTTTTCCGACCAGTTCTCCCTGGCCGTGGGGGTGGAGGCCACCTATCTGCGCTTCATGTACAAGTCCACCTTGCAGCCGCCGGTGAACGTGGAGCAGGACATCGACGCCGACGGTTGGGCCTACGGCCTCAACGCCGGGGCACGCTACAAGCCGTACGACTGGTTGGCCTTCGGCCTGGCCTGGCGCAGCCAGATCGACCTGAAGGTGAATGGCGACGTGGACTTTTCGCAGAAGGGGGCGGTTCCCGCGCCCGCCAGCGGGGACATTTCCGGCACGGAACCCCTGCCCGAGTCGATCACCTTCGGCGTGATGGTCAAGCCGATGGACCGCCTGAGCCTTGAGGCCGACGTGGTATGGACCCGCTGGAGCGCCTACGAATCCCTGACCATGAATTACGATCCGCCGCTGATGGGCGCGTACCCCACGGTCAGCAAGAAGAAGGACTGGAACGATACCTGGCGCTTCCAGTTTGGCGCGGAATACGCCCTGACCGACAGCGTGGACCTGCGCGCGGGCTACGTCTACGACCAGAGCCCCGTCAACGGTTCCTACGAGGACTTCGCCGTGCCCTGCTCCGACCGGCAGATCGTCACCGTGGGCGCCGGGTGGAAGGTGGACCAGAACTGGGTGGTGGACGTGTTTTACGGCTACCTGTGGATGACCGACCGCCACTACGACGCCCGCCCGGCAGACTACATCTACGACGAAGTGGAACGCGAGGATGCGCACGCCCACATGGCGGGGCTCAGCGTCACCTACAAGTTCTAGCCGCCAAATCAGTTCCGGAGGTTGCTCCGGCTTCTCACGAATCCGCGAACAGCTTCTGGTTCTCCCCAGCCGCCCGCCGTTCCCTCCGGCGGGCGGTTTCAGTTTCCGGGCCAGCCCACGGTCTGGCTGATGACGATGCGCCGGTCGGCGGACAGGCGCAACGCCGTGTGCAGGGCGGCCTCGTCGTAGCTGGCGCGCACCACGTTGCCGAGCCCGGCGGACGCGCAGAACAACCCTGCTCCCTGATACATGGAACCCGCGTGCATGGCCGCGTACATCGGATCTTCGGACGCGGGGGCGGTGTAGACGAGGGAGAGCGGGGCCGTGGCCACGAACGACTGGCGGGCCAGCAGGGGGCGCAGGTCGCCTTCGGCGGCGGGGTCCAGGGCGTGCGCAACGCCGTCATAGCGCCAGGCCCCGTCGGCGCGCACCACATACACCTCCATGCCCTGGCGGTTTTGGGCCGTGGGCACGGTGCGGCGCCCGTCAGGGCGGTTGACGCCCCACGCGGCCCACAACAGGTTGCCCAGCACCTGGTCGGGGATGGCGTCATCTCGGAAGGACCGGGTGGAGGCGCGCGCCGCCAGAGCCTGCATCAGCGGCTTGTTCCCCGTCCCGCCCGCCGCGCCGGAGATGTCCGGCGGCGGCAGGGGCACGGCACCCCGTGCGGCGCGGGCTTCTCCGGTATGCAGTGGGCGCAGGGCGCGCCGTGCCAAACTCCCCAGTCCTTCGCCAGTCTCTCCGGCAGATCGCCCGGCCGGGCCGGGCAAACCGGTCACGGCCAGC
It contains:
- a CDS encoding glycosyltransferase yields the protein MRILHATTQDVAGGASMAAMRLHGALLAQGSDSRVAVLAKEGEAPNVSLLGGKLSRRVLRPLVLRLEDNLLDAVYSRPQYPAHTTFSVTPSWNHARLNVLPKDILHLHWVGEGFLTPFSLGRLCGPVVWTMHDTFPFTGGCHFTSTGCTRYRGMCGHCPELGSSTAADISRLHWWWKRRAIRRIRPFIVSPSREYAERARQSGMLGDCPVEVIPNGLDVNAFRPIPREQARALLGLPQDGKLLLFGALLATGDSNKGFDLLLDALHRLRGMGMADFSAVVFGSATLGTTLPCPVHVLGRLHDTVTLALAYSAADVFVCPSRQENFPNTVMEAMACGTPVAAFSVGGLPDLVEDGVTGLLAAPADAASLAHAIARIVNEPAAAARMAGAARRKAVGEYSLPVLARRYADLYERVLEQRRGGGQNVV
- a CDS encoding PAS domain S-box protein, encoding MAKDEPMTGDEHMTSTDLAAFYAPRLDAMDTPALLLDGDGGVLYANKLARLSRGAGMDVGPSPEAPTAPKDMPAPGGPSPAHGWLQEEVPPVPEDGVPVRESRTRITLPDGAGIRQISWTCVAVPVAGTDGEGNAHEGKGARTGMPAEAGDNADDRGGGNTPAPRLRTLYLAWGRLRTTEGGQEMGFTILPSGVIQAVSPALCAICGYTRDELVGRSAREFYFTSTARKRIVSQLIKRAEVENGEVTLRRKDGSPLTLWYTAESIRDAAGRMVAYSGYFQERPFAFSSKLASDFSRVVDALPGLAWVCGRDLRIVAVNDAYLAAYGRTRDEVMGRTEYEFLPPELARYPVEAALKVFEEKQELEHPAVPHLLDPAVWYRVIRRPIFDDNRQEVIGLLGIAQDISAKVVQENAFIEQLHAHQGDVVVVTDDQGRILRRSRQTLTPAIFGRQEPYDAYTLDMGPVLDLLHADDLPAVRQALLRAMREHREQHFECRIRNLSGSYSTVHSRLVYNDTIYGEPRVYVVARDVSGEVGLRQAPMVLERLKEAAGARTDRELAGFLNVSAASISNARKNGRIPPDWLIDAGLRTGRSIDWLVRGIA
- a CDS encoding glycosyltransferase family 2 protein; this translates as MFSNNGVAVGRMSSDVFFTVITATYNAAATLPHLLDSLAAQTCRDFELLVQDGASRDETLAILERHRTSLPALSVASEADSGIYDAWNRALARVRGEWVIFLGADDMLVDEGVLAAVKERLARVPETILFASGDVVVCDGAQDIAVQRGLDEGAPERLRAGEPAVHSGLFQRARVVAAGGFDTAYRITGDHDFVIRCWRNASDGMRLGLPVTRMGVGGATSSLRNVLRFRYEFALVMGRRFGLKGMWPHIPAVLKGTLPYLFYRLLGPERALALYGKLRELRNLPPASLR
- a CDS encoding glycosyltransferase family 4 protein, translated to MERPATGSFGIRVLFVSLRADFGGGPEHLWQLLRHLPEDFEACVACPADYPYHGRYCSLVGEANVFVLPHRAFRCASLFGLARFCREHGIAVLHSHGKGAGLYTRLLALLTGLACVHTFHGVHMKEYGPLKRWLYRIAEKGMSLLTRAGVAVSRGERAQILEEGLMPEARLRLIENGVAVPEVPVSLPAVPPYRVVSISRFGMQKHSEFLVDILEALQRDGRLGDFHVVVVGDGPGREVVEALARARHLDDALECAGAMPEPQALFAGALCYISTSRWEGMPLAVLEAMAHGLPPVVTDVVGNRDVVIHGMTGLLYPEHDARAAANALLRLADDTALRAALAVGARNHVLEHHDVRLMADATYALLRRVAGGGERGAG
- a CDS encoding SagB/ThcOx family dehydrogenase, giving the protein MPHMITSGVRMTRRALLAALTLLGGTLAVTGLPGPAGRSAGETGEGLGSLARRALRPLHTGEARAARGAVPLPPPDISGAAGGTGNKPLMQALAARASTRSFRDDAIPDQVLGNLLWAAWGVNRPDGRRTVPTAQNRQGMEVYVVRADGAWRYDGVAHALDPAAEGDLRPLLARQSFVATAPLSLVYTAPASEDPMYAAMHAGSMYQGAGLFCASAGLGNVVRASYDEAALHTALRLSADRRIVISQTVGWPGN
- a CDS encoding glycosyltransferase family 2 protein; this encodes MPAPIIVFPYNRPDHFRKTIQSLRENNLATVSDLYVCGDAPRDDAFISNVEAVRALCREIDGFRSVSVVERVKNLGPCESFRRGISETLERHDAAVIFEDDTACSSKTLSYFNACLERYRDRPAVFSITGWRPPSSLFQVSKKYPYGVFLCPETARGAGQSGVTDGTR
- a CDS encoding DUF5672 family protein, producing the protein MQCAVAIIAYLPTPPEGERASYERCLAVLGEHPLKLVCPESLDISLYVGLAAEHGRRIEAVRFPDACFRSVATYNRLMLTPDFYRRFKAYEYILVYQLDAWVFRDELSDWCCRGYAYVGAPFFTDRGEMLPFAGNGGFSLRRVRTFLDIFDGAPAAIKWNYGFLAVQLPARNRFRAFVKRVLHVCCMGVCRVSPLWYCTHMSGNEDMLYARALSLMGRKNVAPPYIAAFFSFERFPEVLDAMTAGKTPFGCHAYEKYGKEFFSL
- a CDS encoding glycosyltransferase family 2 protein — protein: MNMAPLVTVITVCRNAEATIGRTLQSVAEQTYAPVEYIVVDGASTDATLERIAACPAVTRWISEADNGIADAFNKGIAMARGEWVGILNADDWYEPHTVSTIVHAAGDADVVHGAVRYWDGDARKEVYYPNQSALRREMTINHPSVFVRRSVYEAVGGFDVTYKYAMDYELMLRILAAGYRFRSVENAVLANMRFGGASDVNWTAALGEVLRAKGRHFPAPLKNRAYFCLQLLRGKTRRLLEKYGCDEGVRAFRKRWSVMDKRK
- a CDS encoding OmpP1/FadL family transporter — protein: MRKPLFLLCLVLVPLLLPLHAHASGYAVYEWSARGTALGGAMVARDADPSSVAYNPANITDLPGAQVQVGATAIKPSATMDFKSPAVQDREFSDAIWGLPTAYYTQQLNDHYWFGFGVFSRVGLGTDYSGGDSWAGRYNCSYAGIQSLTFNPNLAMKFSDQFSLAVGVEATYLRFMYKSTLQPPVNVEQDIDADGWAYGLNAGARYKPYDWLAFGLAWRSQIDLKVNGDVDFSQKGAVPAPASGDISGTEPLPESITFGVMVKPMDRLSLEADVVWTRWSAYESLTMNYDPPLMGAYPTVSKKKDWNDTWRFQFGAEYALTDSVDLRAGYVYDQSPVNGSYEDFAVPCSDRQIVTVGAGWKVDQNWVVDVFYGYLWMTDRHYDARPADYIYDEVEREDAHAHMAGLSVTYKF